The genomic interval acaaaattgcagccctacgaaacctttgcgaaaaattaaaagagaaccatttaaattgtgcggtgtttagttttgcaatttgaaaaatgataGACGAAAGATGaatttagatgaaaaattcataaacttctttccttattacaattcgccgaccatcatttttaaagatatttcttgtttaaccATATATTCAAATCATGTTCTTGCTTTTTAAGgccaataaaatttgaaagtatttaCCATCTATTAAATTTTCATGGACTACTTATGCACTTTGTCAAAACACCCTCCATTTGGGTCAGAACACTCCCTTTTTAGCCAAAACACCCCCTGTAAAAATTACCTGGTCAAAACACCCcaacttattaaaaatatttgtgttttgtttaaacttggtaactcaacatttacacaagctacatgtacaaaacaatttaaagacatccgcaggTGATAGTATGATCTTCATGCATTTGTATCAGGGATTTCTGCAATTTGCTTGTGTTATAATTACAGCAGTTTTTGTACAAATCTATTTTCAGTGCTAAAGAACTTTTCAAGTATAGAACTGGTCTTGAGCAGATAATGCCTCCGAAAGGAGGAGATAAGGAGTACTTGCCAGATGGTTCGTGGTTACAAGACAAATGTATTGAAAGCTTTAATCGGGAAAGGGAAAGAGTGCTTTCTGAACCAAGAGTGGTGAGAAGGTATTCAaacatttcagattttttttatggaaatgATAGAACTTTTgctatattgtaaatattaagatGATGTGGTCTTGGAATTTTATCAAGTCTGTTTATCTTATTGCATTTTCTTTTAGCTGTAATGCTTCTTTAATAACTGCTATTACCATATCAAAGGTTCTTTTAAGGTATGAACATTTCATGTTATAAAAAGCATAATAATGCCTGCAAGTTGCTTTTGGATAAAGAAACTATTTGTTTGAATTAAAACATGAACTCTGGTCTATAtacaatattgtatttaaaagtGAGGAAGCTTCTTTTAAACCAAATATGATTATTTCAGTCACGACCTTGTGAAAGGAGAATGGAAGCCAGATATTGGCCTTTTGGAACTTTTTCATGAGATGGTGAGTCATATTTTAGAGTTTGGAGCTTTTGTTAGAATTAAAGATGGGGATTTTTAGAAGTAAAGAGCATTAATAGTTCTTTTGATGATAGCTAATTAGAAGTATAATGGCCAAGTAATAACAAATAGATTTTACCCAATGCTGAAACTGTAGTATAGAAGTAAGCTGAATTTCctatttttgctttaaaaaacaCAAGGACATTATTTGATATATGGGTGCAAGGTCAACATAATGGCTTCCCAGTAAGgaagtatataatatttcatcTATTGTCCTGTATTTCATTGACAAGATGGTTGATGGCTTGTTTAGTTACATTGTACTCTCTAAGCAGCTTGACAAGCTTACACATTTAAAATCTAGACAGTGTAAGTTTCTGTAAACCCAAAATTGGTACTagtattttgtgtattttctaGGAGAAAGGCTAAGTATTTCTGTAGATTTTAAGTtggttctttttgttttttacagtaGACAGGCAAATTGTTTCTGTAAGCTTTAAATTGATACTTAGTGTATTTATTATTGTAAACTGGCTAAGACAGTTTTTGATTTAACCAGCTAAAacacataaaattctaagtacatACTAGTATTAGATGTTCATAGAAAGGTGAAGTTTGATATTTGGAAATGAAGTTTTGTGACATGCATTGTggtttttcttaattattttatatgaacTATATTTTTGGTTTGAGTGATTTTTTAGCTCATttcattttttgaagaaaaaaaatgacgagttattgtcatcacttggttggcgttggtgttgcctggttaagttttatgtttaagtcaacttttctcctaaactatcaaagctatttctttaaaactttctacacttgttcaccatcaatagctgattttgtacagcaagaaacgtaactccatcctgcattttgcaagaattttgaccccttttggatttagaaaatatcagatttcttggtaaagttttgcatttaggtcaacttttcaacttaatggtcaaagctattgctttaaaactttgagcAGTTATTTTCCATTAAAAGCTGATTTTGCACAGCAAGTACcctaactctacattgctttttgcaaggattatggccccttttggacttagaaaatcagatttcttggttaagttttgcgtttcagcttttctcctaaactatcaaagctattgctttaaaacttgcaacacttgttcaccatcaaaagctgactctatacagcaagaaacataactccatcctgctttttagctcacctgtcacaaagtgacaaggtgagcttttgtgatcgcgtggtgtccgtcgtccgtgcatgcgtgcgtccgtccgtaaacttttgcttgtgaccactctggaggtcacatttttcatgggatctttatgaaagttggtcagaatgttcatcttgatgatatctaggtcaggttcgaaactgggtcacgtgccttcaaaaactaggtcagtaggtctaaaaatagaaaaaccttgtgacctctctagaggccatatatttcacaagatcttcatgaaaattgatcagaatgttcatcttgatgatatctaggtcagcttcgaaactgggtcacgtgccgtcaaaaactaggtcagtaggtctaaaaatagaaaaaccttgtgacctctctagaggccatatatttcacaagatcttcatgaaaattagtcagaacgttcaccttgatgatatctaagtcaaggtcgaaactgggtcacgtgccatcaaaatctaggtcagtaggtcaaataatagaaaaaccttgtgacctctctaaaggccatattttcatgggatctgtatgaaaaatggtctgaatgttcaacttgttgatatctaggtcaagttcgaaactgggtcacgtgcggtcaaaaactaggtcagtaggtctaaaaatagaaaaaccttgtgacctctctagaggccatatatttcacaagatcttcatgaaaattagtcagaacgttcaccttgatgatatctaagtcaaggtagaaactgggtcacgtgccatcaaaatctaggtcagtaggtcaaataatagaaaaaccttgtgacctctctaaaggccatattttcatgggatctgtatgaaaaatggtctgaatgttcaacttgttgatatctaggtcaagtttgaaactgggtcaactgcggtcaaaaactaggtcagtagatctaaaattattaaaatcttttgacctctctagaggccatttttttcaatggatcttcatgaaaattgatctgaatgttcaccttgatgatatctaggtcggttttgaaactgggtcacgtgcggtcaaaaactaggtcagtaggtataaaaatagaaaaaccttgcgacctctctagaggccatatttttcatgagatcttcatgaaaattagtgagaatgttcaccttgatgatatctaggtaaagttcaaaacagggtcacgtaccttcgaaaactaggtcaataggtcaaataatagaaaaaccttgtgacctctctagagaccatatatttcaatggatcttcatgaaaattgatcagaatttttatctagataatatctaggtcaagttcaaaactgggtcacatgagctcaaaaactaggtcactatgtcagataatagaaaaaatgacgtcgtactcaaaattgggtcatgtgggaagaggtgagcgattcaggaccatcatggtcctcttgtttataagaattatggtcccttttggactaagaaaatatcataaaaacacacagGTAGGACAATATCTTTATTATACAGACCTGTACCTGCAAGGTGGTGCTCATGTTTCAATATCTTTTTAATTCTAGAGGAATTTTTGGGAGCATATGGGGTTTGTGGACAAGAAAAGGAAATGGCTGTACCCTGAAGAGGCATTGTTTCTAATAGAAACTGTAAGTAGATTTTTCCTGGCTACACTAAGGCTTCTTATTACAATTAGCAGATGTAAACAATCTTGATAGTAAAAATTCTTCagtgtaattttgaaaaatttgcatCGGATTAGTAGAATTTCATGAGAAACATGTTTTGTGAACTGATTTCTCAAAAACCTATTCTCTCAAATTTAGTATTATTAGGCTTTCACATTAATTTTAAGGGATTTCAAAACTCATTTCTTTGAAAGAAGTGAAGGTCagacagtatttaaaaaaaactggtatGTGTGCGAGGTCATCTTGGACCACTTTTTTGGCCAAGCATAATATTGGCCGTACCAGatttttgcattaaattttatcttttgctTTGAGCAAAAGTGCCAAAATATTGCCTTGTTCATGTAGTTATCCACAAAGAGCGGTATCTGTCGTGATTGCCTGTGGGTGTGAAAACAACATCGGCATACGTCATGTCAAACATATGGACCCTGCTTGACTGGATTAATCATAACTAAACAATAATCTGACagaaaatgctttcaagatgcaagaAAAATACACTAACTAATCCCAAATCTTAAATTTTTCTCGAGGGAGACCGAGAACCCAacgaaagaaaaattaaaatatgaagttttaaaaggaaattcaGACATGAGAGTGTTGGAAAAAGATGTGAGACTGGTCTGGCTAAAGGAAAAAAATTTCTTTTGGAATCAAATGGGGTAAATGGTTGAAGATACCAGATGTTCCAGGATAATGCTTTTGTGAATCTTATGGGAAAACATACAACATTGAAAAACATCCATTTGTGTGTGAGAATCTTCatggcatttttagctcgactattcaaagaatagtctagctattctactcaccctggtgtcggcgttggtgttggcgtcggcgtcacaccttggttaagtttttgcatgcaagtacatacagctatcatttaaaggcatatagctttgaaacttatttattctttttctaggtcaattaccaacctcactgggtcatgttccataactctaacatgtattttgagcaaattatgcccccttttggacttagaaaattctggttaaagttttacatgcaagttactatctccaaaactaatgcagatattgaattgaaacttcacatgtgtcttcagggttataaaactagttgaaagcaccaagtcccataactctgaccttaatgttggccaaattatgcccccttttggacttagaaaattctggttaaagttttgcgtgcaagtacatacagctattactaaaaggcatatagatttgaaacttattttttctttttctagatcaattacctacctcactgggtcaagtcccataactctgacatgtattttggccaaattttgcccccttttggacttagaaaatcctggttaaagttttgcttgcaagtacatatagccattactaaaaggcatatagctttgaaacttatttattctttttctaggtcaattaccaacttcactgggtcaagttccataactcttaacatgtattttgagcaaattatgcccccttttggacatagaaaattctagttaaagttttacatgcaagttactatccccaaaactaatgcagatattgaattgaaacttaacatgtttcttcggggttataatgcattttggtcaaattatgtcccctttcgaacttaaaactcttttgatatttaacattttaggtaataatttcctgcttctgtgacaatatttcgaatagtcgagcttgtctgtcttacggacagctcttgtttattccaAGACCATGTTCTTTTCCATCATCAGTGATGGTGATTTTAACCTTTCAAAGATGCTGTTTTCAATAGTTTCCGAGGAGTGCTTCCCCCTAGGCCCCCTACCACGGTTATGCCTTGGCCCACCAGGGGCCCTTACGGGTTTTTCATTTTGGCTCACTTTCACCCATGAGGAGAAAGATATaactttcatgaaatttaaagaaGGCTACAGGTGTATTGACTTATCAAAGACAGGCTGTATTGCTGCATGGTGTATTTTCTTTGTGATAATAATGTATTTGATTGACAGGGTGTTTTAGAAATGTGGTATCAAGGTTTACCTGTAAGCATACAAGAAGCATACTCAACATTAATTGGTGAAAAACTCCAGTTGGAATACTATCAGGTATACGCCCATCTACGCAGAATTGGATATGTTGTACTCAGACATCAGGGCAGGTAAATATTCAGAAAATGTTACACTATGAACCTAACAGTAACTTCGCATTTTTCAGCTGAGTATGGACAGACTTTTCCCtttaatgacaaaatatttgGGACATTCTCAGTTGCTGTAGGGaggttttcattttaaatgttattacacAAAATTACATATTGCACTTTTAACTTATTATTTTATATGCCCATGAAACAAAAGGTACTGTGGGGACCCCTGCAGCAGACTGCATTTGCAGTAGTTGTCCCCTCTCATAAGCTGTTCTTGTCCAGTATTTTCCAGGCTTGGTCATAATATTGGTCATGGTCATTAACCAGCTAGATTCTCCAAGACTCTCTGGAGTTATAGGCTGTGAATaactcaaaattataaaaattgttaGTATTCACTTTCTAACTTGACCAGTTCTTACCAGATTTTCACCAGATTTAGTCACAATATTAATGAGTATAATATCTCAGTCAGGTTTGATAAGTAGCTGGATCCTATGAATTACTAAACATTACAAAAATTGGTGAAATTTCACCAATTTTCCTGTGTTCACTAAAATGGATCACCATGTTTATGGTCATAACATGTTGACCAAGTTGATTTAATGACTTGTAAAGAATTTTATCACTCTTTACTGTGTTAAGTGATATAGATGAGATTTTGTTTCAGGTATgcatttacaaaatatgaaaggcAGATTGCTTTAGACAAACATGTTTCTCAtaagaagaaaagaaataaagaaaaaagaaacaaagctATTGACCAGTCTAATGATGCAGCTCATGTTCAAATGTGTGACCAGTCTGcagatatttctaaaaatagaataggTAACCAATCTGAGAATCTTCCAGATTATAAAACTAACAGATCTGATGATGATCATAAAGGTAGAATTTGTGATCAATCAAGTGACAGGCATACTATAGATATATCTGAAGATAAGTTTGATGCAGTGTCTACTGATGGTGCAGGTGGACATGGGGCTACCAGAAACATTGTTGAACAAGGGGAACGGAACCAGTCAAAGAGAGCGAAAACTGATGATCTCTCTAATAATGTAGTATACCAAAATTTCGAACCCCAGAGCAGTGACAGCTTAAAAGATAACTTGGCTGGAGAAACTCAGACAAAAACTTCAAAAtggaattttgatgaaattaaattTCCAGATTTTAAAAACTCAGAAGAAAGGGTGTCAGTACAGAAACCAGACGTTAAATACATACCACAGGATCATGAGGTTAGCTTCTGTGAATCTGAGTAtagttttgaaaagaaacaatacATCAACACAAAGAAATTGAAGAAGAAGCAACAGATTTTAGATGAAGCATTAGTCCAGGAACTAGATTTCTCCTATCCTGAGATCATGACAGGGTGGCATAAAGTTAAAAAATCATGCACCAGTTGGAAGGAGTACAAAATGGCAGTTAAAAAGGAAAAGGCATCATGGGATAGGTCAACCATATTTCCTCATCTCTATGGGGACAAAGTAAAACCATTGGTTAAACCAGAGCTGGCAAGGTCAACATGTAAGTCTTCTTAAAATCACAAATCttaaattaaaaccaaagtattaaatccatattataatattgaaatgaaacttcaaagtttataGCATCCTGTAGGGCTTTTGTGGTAAGAAAACTGAATTTGATTTCTGAAActgtgtgatatttattttataagtcactatatgttcattgtaaaaaggCTTCATTTTACGCAAGTGAAAATTTGTGGTAgcacttgaaaatgcagctctatATGATTTGTCAGGTAAAATTTCTGATACTATGTTAAAATCCTGACTGGAAATTCATTTTAGGGAAGGTAACCAAAAACCTTACATGAACCTTAAGGATATATTAGTATGTTAAAACTATGTAGTTTTTAGGTGTATATTTAAATGATATGTATATTTTGAGCTTatgatttaatttaaataatttataacagcTCCATGTAATTTTAGATACAGCCCTACAGGAAATGaaggtgttttttttctgtgtgtgctttagaaaaaaatggacgtgtaatatttacaaaaaatgtaaatcatTAATGATTCTGTTTTTCAGGTGCTGTATTAGAACAGTTGAGGGTTGTCGAAGATGATGTGCAAAAGAAGTAAGTTTGTGGTTGTGATAATTAAATTTGAACCAGTATTAAACAAAAGTACCTAATACACTTACAAATGTTAGTGAACTTAAAATGAAGTTtacttattttaaaatatgttacttGTGTGATAACTAAGGAAAccttaatatttttatgcccccgacatCTACTGaggcgggaggcatatagtgattgtcctgtccgtccgtttgtttgttcgttcgtttgtccgtccgtacgaggttaaccaaatgggaccgtttcgtctagcatcaattccccttactagaatgacttgatactaatgcaaatgtaacctgtgaccattcctcatcttcagacatcacctgacctcagtttgatcttgatcttaacctcattttggacttaggttgcttaaTATGCGCCATCTCTTGGATAACCAAATgtgaccgtttcgtctagcatcagtaccgcttacaagaatgaattgatactaatacagatgtaacctgtgaccattcctcatcttcaaacatcacctgaatccagtttgaccttgacctcattttagacttaggttgctttgtatcgacaaggatgccacctgaggcatcaagcgtttattgaacgcagctccttgtttggtCCAAAGTTATTGAAATTTACATTGCAAATAAccaaaattacttttatcagcAGTGGGCTGCAGGTGGCATCCACAAAAGTTGTCAGTCTTCATATTTGTGCAgtgttcaccaaatttggtcaaaatgtttataggcataatattttgaccatttttgttgTAATCAGCTGTATTCTCCAAGTCTGTCTGGAgttgaaaattgacagtgtccgcaCTCCAACTAAAGCGGTTCTTATCCAATATTCGCCAAACTTTTTCACAGTATTTATAAGCTGTGTTTAAGCAAATTTCAATAACTAGCTTTATTCCCCCAAGACTCTCTTGCCCTTGGATTACTCAGTATTTCAGAAATTGACAGTGTCAGTTGTCTAATTTAGAAGTTTTTATCCAACGTTTTCACCAAACTGGGTCACAGTGTTTATGGGCATAGTAAGTTGGCCAAGTTCAGTGACCATCTAGTCATGTCCCTTGAGGTACTAAAAATTGCAGGAATGGAAGGTGTCAGCTCTCTTACTTGGAAAAGTTCTTAATGCTTGACCACCAAACTAAGTTATGATGtgtttgggcataatatcttggacAATTCAATAACAATCTGGATGGAGACGTCTCAGTCACTTCTGAGTTATGGACctagaattattttcaatgttgAAAATTGACAGTTTCAGCTTAATAACTTAAACATGTCTTATCCTATGTCCATCAGACTTACAGGCTGTTAGTCAGATTTTTAAGAGCATATTGTcttggccaggtttgataaccagccatTATAGTCTTTGTCCttctgga from Mercenaria mercenaria strain notata chromosome 2, MADL_Memer_1, whole genome shotgun sequence carries:
- the LOC123563450 gene encoding tRNA-splicing endonuclease subunit Sen54-like, whose product is MLSAKELFKYRTGLEQIMPPKGGDKEYLPDGSWLQDKCIESFNRERERVLSEPRVVRSHDLVKGEWKPDIGLLELFHEMRNFWEHMGFVDKKRKWLYPEEALFLIETGVLEMWYQGLPVSIQEAYSTLIGEKLQLEYYQVYAHLRRIGYVVLRHQGRYAFTKYERQIALDKHVSHKKKRNKEKRNKAIDQSNDAAHVQMCDQSADISKNRIGNQSENLPDYKTNRSDDDHKGRICDQSSDRHTIDISEDKFDAVSTDGAGGHGATRNIVEQGERNQSKRAKTDDLSNNVVYQNFEPQSSDSLKDNLAGETQTKTSKWNFDEIKFPDFKNSEERVSVQKPDVKYIPQDHEVSFCESEYSFEKKQYINTKKLKKKQQILDEALVQELDFSYPEIMTGWHKVKKSCTSWKEYKMAVKKEKASWDRSTIFPHLYGDKVKPLVKPELARSTCAVLEQLRVVEDDVQKKCDRKPDIVPDFDVYAPNTKFKKTKPGIPDFRVKVTRTSDPVPDLKLVNSIDSYLNDEASLQWAVVDGGNIAFYCMSDMPLPQDISLG